A genomic stretch from Ciona intestinalis unplaced genomic scaffold, KH HT000023.2, whole genome shotgun sequence includes:
- the LOC100187283 gene encoding DENN domain-containing protein 5B-like — MTRFIDYFFICGLNEREKPRVYTSYDDGVHNDCDSKLIPSVLCHYPRNVPENPWNPAELWKFCSPGGLWAGQSSTNQKPRFHSFLITREDGSRCYGHVLTFRERCVDRSVKQAVESILSMQPTKQLFVDKCLCFITQQAYINTCEQILRKLYVLFVSNTAPPVLPVESYLYNLLYEIPLVNEGSSLKLSCMGHDDPVVVQQPSSSELPLLDVYLSRVVHLLGGARNLVNLMTSLLLEHQILLVSEDCHKLTLVGEGITSLMFPFQWQHTIVTMLPYEVATHFFDAPVPYIIGVLANQNKKGLVRQALEVNQCYVDLDNHIVEWPEEQPTFPNDVEIIEKINSIIKVYNKEVKASSMTSSVTSLDNQPTMEATDVDLLKSNETVERVANIAHKVGAFQSMDEINSLHANILGSDGKQHMNESLLREHKLNASIRETLSSIFIVIFAQYDKFVIQYNEDMAGGEEFNPETQNNFDKISFLSDQPESRLRFLISFLDTQMFASFVDNFIVSCNNIHVKDPLLKLFDDRIDQSKLPIDVKSPSSASSPRSVFRSLSVSSSQNISTACHGAWVRMVRGCAWCVGAHGAWVCMVRGCVVRVRGCAWCVGVWVCNDMYIKHTKPQQTKKLLVCKMGREAFELGHGELAISDLEESTWIASLCDLLERVWSHGLLTNHKHGKSALWSHLIQYQTYEHERTTKRHHLQHLSGSSPSLLEEPRVHDPTTSYYSLPRSFPRKKKEIHVQISKRVNEQQTCVVPPANYNIVAAMNHIQSMREVQTEVGRSRAWIRLALEQKQLHSHLKLLLTNHSLLEXXXXXXXXXXCDDEREQFLFHLLSLNAVDFQCFTNAFTKTQTEYRVWVFPGRQFSGLSQTTANVYMKISGEKSSTHVINVPRGCLEFTFMHQNLGVLTTLVVGHDNAGILPKWLLGGVVVRNEITNQTFHFPCHRWIGRGIDDNSLERLLVSNIVSRGQDFDDFSTRISKEPTKLPALGVAELQERMGRHVNAIVKYQHHPIHDVRTNHTPPPASFTKLLVDGLVATINKVFTHGIKSGGLFQKKIFAWDVLVAGCNLYQSNPQQQQPSNPQHTRQQHTKVGGDWFLGSRNNGRHHNRDDETTIVQSQESVERMKVSMDLMCSLCNRVSNIQHTLGKDEMFVLIICISLQQHLLPVCLPKIASLAQASNYFDESAFLSDNSAVSFLAQVLSMLNEYKLNVDDSLFRGLKSKLIS; from the exons ATGACGAGGTTTATcgattattttttcatttgtgGATTAAATGAACGGGAAAAACCCCGTGTTTATACTTCGTATGATGATGGTGTTCATAATG ATTGTGATTCAAAATTAATCCCGTCCGTACTTTGTCATTACCCGAGGAATGTTCCGGAAAACCCATGGAATCCTGCTgag CTTTGGAAGTTTTGTTCCCCCGGTGGTTTGTGGGCGGGGCAATCATCGACCAATCAGAAGCCTCGATTTCATTCCTTCCTCATTACAAGGGAAGATGGAAGCAGATGTTACGGACATGTACTTACGTTCCGCGAGCGTTGTGTGGATAGGAGCGTGAAGCAAGCTGTGGAAT CGATCCTCTCAATGCAACCAACAAAGCAATTATTTGTGGATAAATGTCTTTGTTTCATCACACAACAAGCGTACATCAACACTTGCGAACAAATTTTACGCAAACTTTATGTTTTGTTCGTTAGTAATACGGCGcctccagtgttgccagtggAAAGTTATCTTTATAATTTGTTGTACGAG ATTCCCCTCGTAAACGAAGGTAGCAGTCTCAAGTTGTCTTGCATGGGCCACGATGACCCCGTGGTGGTACAACAACCATCATCGAGTGAATTACCATTACTAGATGTTTATTTATCGAGGGTGGTTCATTTATTGGGGGGAGCGAGGAATCTCGTGAACTTGATGACGTCGTTGTTGTTGGAACATCAGATATTGTTAGTGTCCGAAG ATTGCCACAAACTGACATTAGTAGGCGAAGGAATAACCAGCCTTATGTTTCCGTTCCAATGGCAGCACACCATAGTGACCATGCTGCCGTACGAGGTGGCAACACATTTCTTTGACGCACCCGTGCCGTACATCATCGGGGTGTTGGCAAATCAGAATAAGAAGGGACTTGTAAGGCAAGCGTTGGAG GTGAACCAGTGTTATGTAGATCTAGACAACCATATTGTTGAATGGCCCGAGGAACAACCAACTTTTCCAAACGATGTCGAAATCATTGAGaaaattaattcaataattaaagtttacaaCAAAGAG GTTAAAGCATcgagtatgacatcatcagtgacATCATTGGATAATCAACCAACAATGGAAG CAACCGATGTAGATTTGTTAAAATCGAACGAAACGGTTGAACGAGTTGCGAATATCGCTCACAAAGTTGGAGCGTTTCAATCGATGGATGAGATTAATTCACTGCACGCCAATATTTTGGGCAGCGATGGAAAGCAACAT ATGAATGAGTCATTGTTACGCGAGCACAAACTAAATGCGTCGATCCGCGAAACCTTGTCGTCgatatttattgtaatatttgcGCAATACGATAAGTTCGTCATCCAATACAACGAAGACATGGCAGGGGGAGAGGAGTTCAACCCCGAGACTCaaaataactttgataaa ATCTCGTTTTTATCGGACCAACCAGAATCGCGCTTGAGGTTTTTAATATCTTTCCTTGACACACAAATGTTTGCGTCGTTCGTCGATAATTTCATTGTTTCGTGCAACAATATTCACGTTAAG GATCCGTTATTGAAACTATTTGATGATCGTATCGACCAATCAAAACTCCCGATTGACGTGAAGAGTCCGTCATCGGCATCTTCCCCGAGGTCGGTGTTCAGGAGTTTGTCTGTATCATCGTCGCAGAATATCTCGACAGCGTGC CATGGTGCGTGGGTGCGCATGGTGCGTGGGTGCGCATGGTGCGTGGGTGCGCATGGTGCGTGGGTGTGCATGGTGCGTGGGTGTGTGGTGCGTGTGCGTGGGTGTGCATGGTGCGTGGGTGTGTGGGTGTGTAATGacatgtatataaaacacactaaACCACAACAGACGAAAAAGTTACTTGTGTGCAAGATGGGACGGGAAGCGTTCGAACTCGGCCACGGAGAACTCGCGATATCGGATCTTGAAGAAAGCACATGGATTGCTAGTTTGTGCGATTTATTGGAGAGAGTTTGGAGTCATGGGCTGCTTACTAACCATAAACAT GGTAAGTCAGCTTTATGGTCTCATCTCATACAATACCAAACATACGAACACGAGCGCACGACCAAGCGTCATCACCTCCAACACTTGAGTGGAAGTTCGCCATCGTTACTCGAGGAACCTCGTGTTCACGACCCCACCACCTCGTACTACTCCCTCCCCAGATCTTTCCCCAGGAAGAAAAAGGAAATCCACGTCCAGATCA GCAAGCGAGTAAACGAGCAGCAAACGTGTGTCGTACCTCCAGCTAACTATAATATTGTGGCGGCCATGAA TCACATTCAATCCATGCGCGAAGTTCAAACGGAGGTCGGACGCAGCAGAGCGTGGATACGACTTGCGTtggaacaaaaacaacttcatTCTCATCTCAAGTTGTTGCTTACCAACCATTCATTGTTGGAG NNNNNNNNNNNNNNNNNNNNNNNNNNNNNATGCGACGACGAACGTGAACAATTTCTCTTTCATTTACTTTCGTTGAACGCCGTTGACTTCCAGTGTTTTACAAACGCCTTCACCAAAACAC AGACAGAGTATCGAGTATGGGTTTTCCCCGGTCGCCAGTTCTCGGGTTTGTCGCAAACCACGGCGAACGTCTACATGAAAATATCGGGCGAGAAATCTTCAACGCATGTTATTAACGTCCCAAGGGGGTGTTTGGAGTTTACTTTCATG CACCAGAACCTTGGAGTGTTGACCACTCTTGTAGTTGGGCACGATAACGCAGGTATCCTTCCCAAGTGGTTGTTGGGTGGCGTGGTCGTGAGGAATGAGATAACTAACCAG ACCTTTCACTTCCCGTGCCATCGATGGATTGGGCGCGGAATCGACGACAATAGTTTGGAACGGTTGCTTGTGTCCAATATTGTGAGTAGGGGTCAAGACTTTGATGATTTCTCTACAAGGATATCTAAGGAACCGACCAAACT accaGCATTGGGTGTAGCTGAACTGCAGGAACGCATGGGACGACACGTGAACGCGATCGTGAAGTATCAACATCACCCCATACATGACGTGAGGACGAACCATACACCACCACCTGCAAGTTTCACCAAGTTACTCGTGGATGGCTTGGTTGCAACCATCAACAAAGTCTTCACGCATGGAATTAAATCTGGTGGATTGTTTCA AAAGAAAATTTTTGCATGGGATGTTTTGGTGGCGGGGTGCAACTTGTACCAATCAAAcccccaacaacaacaaccatcgAACCCCCAACATACGAGACAACAACACACCAAGGTTGGGGGGGATTGGTTTCTAG GGAGTCGTAACAATGGACGACATCACAATCGAGATGATGAGACAACAATCGTACAAAGTCAAGAGAG TGTTGAACGGATGAAAGTATCTATGGACTTAATGTGCTCGCTTTGcaatcgtgtttcaaacattcAACACACtttggggaaagatgaaatGTTTGTTCTGATTATTTGTATTTCACTTCAACAGCATTTACTGCCCGTGTGCCTTCCTAAGATTGCTTCTCTTGCCCAG GCCAGCAATTATTTTGATGAATCAGCATTTTTGTCGGACAATTCTGCCGTGTCATTCCTGGCACAAGTACTTTCGATGTTAAACGAATATAAACTTAATGTTGATGATTCGTTGTTCAGGGGATTGAAGTCTAAACTTATAtcataa
- the LOC100181798 gene encoding ras-like protein family member 11A, translating into MNIQRGRAISVSSALANLPRPNSIRRSLSSQSFPRSIRVVVLGAGGVGKTAMAVRFVTKRFIGDYDPNLETIYRHTAVVDDEVVNFEIMDTAGQQDEESLALEDKCRWGEAFIFVYDVTDKYSFVELDRLKFVASYAHSKSRLSFTPCWGLVGNKSDLADHERIISIEEGRERARDLRCHIFREISVKESMYEAGEVFEDLWREFSKRSPRSPSSSQRRKFSYRIQDKIPVLNSNSCACDTWRHSPHNVVTSLANTLRRQSLASGLIKYSKDFYSRDDDRIDEVTRNIPRIPEVETEESEVSDEPRRRRRNAVVGGFNPPATPRRTPLSKALSVDNVFSKAMHERDDVSSSSTTSSITSLNGSISPSNKQIFESFEGTRSDSDSSPQSRDNNASIVTSYPQSYFPAITSTY; encoded by the exons ATGAACATTCAACGTGGACGAGCCATCTCTGTAAGTTCCGCCCTAGCCAACTTACCTCGCCCCAACTCCATTCGTCGAAGTTTATCTTCACAAAGTTTTCCGAGGTCTATCCGTGTTGTGGTGCTGGGAGCTGGTGGCGTCGGTAAAACAG CGATGGCGGTTCGATTCGTAACAAAGCGATTCATCGGCGACTACGACCCAAATCTAG AAACTATCTACCGCCACACAGCGGTGGTTGACGACGAGGTCGTGAACTTTGAAATAATGGACACTGCTGGTCAACAG GACGAAGAATCTTTAGCGTTGGAGGATAAATGTCGATGGGGCGAAGCTTTTATATTCGTCTACGACGTAACAGACAAGTATAGTTTCGTGGAACTCGATCGATTGAAGTTCGTCGCGAGTTACGCACATTCGAAATCTCGGTTAAGTTTCACGCCTTGCTGGGGTTTGGTCGGGAATAAATCGGATCTGGCGGACCATGAGCGGATTATTAGCATCGAGGAAGGAAGGGAGCGTGCGCGGGACTTGAGGTGCCATATCTTCCGCGAAATATCGGTAAAAGAGTCGATGTATGAAGCGGGTGAGGTGTTTGAGGATTTGTGGCGGGAGTTTTCAAAGAGAAGCCCTCGATCGCCATCTAGCAGTCAGCGGCGAAAGTTTTCATACAGGATCCAGGATAAGATACCGGTGTTGAATTCGAACTCGTGCGCATGCGATACATGGCGTCACAGCCCGCATAATGTCGTTACCAGCCTCGCTAATACATTGAGACGACAATCTCTAGCAAGCGGACTCATCAAGTATTCCAAGGACTTCTACTCGAGGGATGATGACCGGATCGACGAGGTGACGCGGAATATTCCACGAATCCCGGAAGTTGAGACAGAGGAAAGCGAAGTCAGCGACGAACCGCGACGGCGACGACGTAACGCTGTGGTGGGTGGTTTCAACCCCCCCGCCACCCCACGAAGGACGCCACTATCAAAAGCTCTCAGCGTTGATAATGTGTTCAGTAAGGCGATGCATGAACGTGATGACGTATCATCGTCATCCACTACGTCATCAATTACGTCACTAAACGGTTCAATAAGTCCCtccaacaaacaaatatttgaaagTTTCGAAGGGACGAGAAGCGATTCCGATTCGTCCCCCCAGTCACGTGACAACAATGCtagtattgtgacgtcatacccGCAATCATATTTTCCCGCCATTACTTCAACATACTGA
- the LOC100177054 gene encoding uncharacterized protein LOC100177054: protein MENTKPRWRRLPRPSSSNLKQMFKSVCKTDDKTLTPRFTEISRSPNITYRRKKRTKHYDATETSVNQYDVIDTKSVMQNSPQVTCVKPTNQKLPKPRLPPCGSPASIITTDSGRISLERSPEVTCQSHQVPLSTYYDVIDGKQTTERARRVLLKETTNSKIPKSSCTYDVTDTRFQYPDKLSSVTSHTETIEVCDNGTEDHYDEQCDMDSSVCSLVSLVSESTSEHRNNIKPDVRRRSPGWTRNRSFFLRMTENRRKQHKRAWESTKSLTNERFPVISKNEQLANEMEELRHIIEMQESEIELLQAEVKTTRHNNDDCSNNEVTMTQLQRDQSNQSTTSNIETKLTSESARWSNIATASTQTEQTSRHNNFRYYVKRSIVYVIPTFLLYQTIINNDVINLFNNHRLFFNNE, encoded by the exons ATGGAAAACACCAAACCAAGATGGCGACGTCTACCTCGACCATCCAGTTCGAACTTGAAACAAATGTTCAAGTCAGTTTGTAAAACCGACGATAAAACATTGACGCCGAGGTTCACGGAAATATCGCGTTCGCCCAATATTACGTATAGAAGGAAGAAAAGAACCAAGCATTATGACGCCACTGAAACATCGGTGAaccaatatgacgtcatagatacAAAATCCGTCATGCAGAACTCTCCTCAAGTCACGTGTgttaaaccaaccaatcaaAAGTTGCCTAAACCTCGACTGCCACCATGCGGTAGCCCTGCATCGATAATAACCACCGATAGTGGTCGCATCTCTCTTGAAAGGTCACCCGAGGTCACCTGTCAATCACACCAAGTACCATTATCtacatattatgacgtcatagatggAAAACAGACCACCGAAAGAGCGCGTCGCGTTCTATTAAAAGAAACAACTAATTCTAAAATACCAAAGTCATCTTgcacttatgacgtcacagacacaAGATTCCAGTATCCCGATAAGTTatcgtctgtgacgtcacacacagAGACAATAGAAGTTTGTGACAATGGAACAGAGGATCATTATGACGAACAATGCGACATGGATTCATCTGTTTGCAGCTTGGTGTCGCTAGTAAGCGAGTCTACGTcagaacatagaaataatataaaaccggATGTGAGGAG GAGATCACCTGGTTGGACGAGGAATCGATCTTTCTTCCTCAGGATGACGGAGAACAGGAGGAAGCAACACAAGAGGGCGTGGGAGAGCACCAAGTCGTTGACAAATGAAAg ATTTCCTGTGATATCGAAGAACGAACAACTTGCCAATGAGATGGAAGAACTACGTCACATCATTGAAATGCag GAATCTGAAATTGAATTGTTACAAGCGGAAGTCAAGACGACACGTCATAATAACGACGATTGTTCAAACAATGAGGTGACTATGACGCAACTACAACGTGATCAATCCAACCAATCAACGACGAGCAACATAGAAACCAAGCTTACCTCCGAATCCGCACGGTGGAGCAACATAGCAACCGCGTCAACGCAAACCGAACAAACGTCACGTCACAATAACTTCAGATATTACGTGAAACGTAGCATTGTCTACGTCATACCAACCTTTCTATTGTATCAAACAATCAtcaataatgacgtcataaacctGTTTAACAATCATCGATTGTTCTTTAACAATGAatag